The sequence ACCAGCGCGGTCATGACCAGCATCAGGGCCGAGAGCCGGTCGAGCACGAGCGCGATGCCGTAGGGCGCGTCCCAGTTGGACGGCAGGTAGATGCCGAAGGCACTCGGTTCGTCTTCGGCCTTGACCCAGACCACCAGCAGCACGGCCACCACCAGGTTGGCGGCGGTGGCCAGCAGGCCCAGCGTGGCCTTGGTGCGGTGGCGGCGTTCGCTCACCAGCATGAGCAGACAGGCCGCCAGCAACGGCAGCAGCACCGGCGCCACCATGAGGTGCGGCATGAGGGCCTGGGCCAAATCCCTCATTCACCAACCTCCCGGGCTTTCTCCTCGCCGTCCACATGGTCGTTGCCGAAAAATCCCCGCTGCGCCAGCATGACCACCAGGAACAGCGCCGTCATGGCGAAGCCGATGACGATGGCGGTGAGCACCAGTGCTTGCGGCATCGGATCGTCGTAGAACTCGAAGGTGGGCGGAAAGCCCGCCACCATGATCGGTTCGCTGTCCACCGAGAGCCGGCCCATGCTGAAGATGAACAGGTTCACGCCATAGCCCAGCAGCGCCAGACCCATGATCACCTGGTAGGTGCGCGGGCGCAGCATCAGCCACACGCCGCAGGTGGTGAGCACACCAATGGCCACAGCCAGCACGATTTCCATCAAAGGTCTCCCGGGGTTTGTGCGCCGGCACCGCGGGCGTCGGAGCTCACGCGGCGGTGGCCGCGCACCGACTGGTGGCCCAGTGCCGTGAGGATGAGCAGCGTGGCACCCACCACCAGGGTGAAGACGCCAATGTCGTAAAACAGCGCGCTGGCCACGTAGACCTCGCCGAGCAGCGGCAGGGTGAGGTGGGCGGTGTGCGTGGTGAGGAAGGGATAGCCGAAAAAGAGCGCGCCCAGGCCGGTGAAGGTTGCCATCAGCAGGCCCGTGGCGATCCAGCGCACCGGGCGCAAGCTGATGTTGGCCTCGACCCACTGCGTGCCCGAGACGATGTACTGCAGGATGAAGGCGGTGGAGAGCACCAGCCCGGCCACGAAACCACCGCCCGGTTCGTTGTGCCCGCGCATGAACAGGTAGACCCCGATCACGGCCGCGATCGGCAGCAGCAGGCGCACCAGCACCGCCGGCACCAGCAAGTAGCCGTGGGCGGTGTCGGCGGCGGTCTGCGCGTTCACGAGATCGGTCGCCAGGTCGGTGGGCAAGGCGCGCTGCTGCGGGGGCAGGTCCATGCTTTCCCGCGCTGGCCTGAAGCGGCGCAGCAGCGCGTACACCGTGAGGGCTACGATCCCCAGCACGGCGATTTCACCCAGCGTGTCGAAACCGCGGAAGTCCACCAGCATCACGTTGACCACGTTGGTGCCGCCGCCCTCGGGCACGGCGCGCTCCAGGAAGAAGGTGGAGATGCTTTGCGGGAAATCGCGCGTCATCACCGCATACGACAGCGCCGCCATGCCGCCACCCGCCAGCAGCGCCACGGCCAGGTCGCGCCCACGCCGCGCACTGGTGCGCAAGCGGATACGCAGCGGCAATCGCCGGTCCACCGCTTCGGAACGCTTGGGCAACCAGCGCAGGCCGAGCAGGATGAGCACCGTGGTCACCGCCTCCACCGAGAGCTGGGTCAAGGCCAGGTCGGGTGCGGAGAACCACGCGAAGGTGACCACCGTCACCAGCCCCGCCACGCTCATGAGCGCCAGCGCCGTGAGCCGGTGGTACTTGGCCTGCCAGGTGGCGCCGATGGCGCTGCCGATGCCCACCAGCCAGAGCAACGCGAACATGGGCGAGAACGGCAGCACCTTGCGTTCGCCCGCGAGCCAGGTGCCGGCGCCGGCCCCGCGCAGGGCGACAAACGCCGCCAGCACCGTGACCAGCACCAGCAGCAGCAACTGGGCCTGCAGGCACCGCGTGCCCAACACGCGCTGCAGCCGCCGGCTGGCGGCGGTGATGAACGCCAAAGTGCCCTCAAACATCCGCTTGCCGCTCACCCGGCCGAGCACCGGCGTGCGCGGGATGCGGCCGGTCTGCAGCGGTCGGCGCAGCAGCACAAACAGCCCGATGCCGCCCGCCAGCGCCACGAAACTCATCGCCAGCGGCAGGTTGAAACCGTGCCACACCGCGAGATCAAAAGCGGGCAATGGCCCACCCACGACCGGTGTGGCCGCGGTGGACAGGATGGCCTGGATGGACCACTGCGGCAGCACACCCACCAGCAGGCAGGCCAGCACCAGCAGCTCGACCGGCACCCGCATCCAGTGCGGTGGCTCGTGCGGTGTGCGCGGCAGCGCGTGGCAGGTATCGGGGCCGAAGAACACGTTGGCGGTGAAGCGCAGCGAATACGCCACGCTGAACGCACCCGCCACCACCGCGGCCAGCGGCAGCAAGGTGTCGAACCAGGGCGCGGCGTTCACGAAAACCGCCTCGGTGAAGAACATCTCCTTGGAGATGAAGCCGTTGAGCAGCGGCACGCCCGCCATGGCCGCGCCCGCCACCAGGGTGAGCGTGGCGGTGATGGGCATGTAGCGCCAGAGGCCGCTCAAGCGGCGCATGTCGCGCGTGCCGGTTTCGTGGTCGATGATGCCCACGGCCATGAACAGCGAGGCCTTGAAGGTCGCGTGGTTGATGATGTGGAACACCGCTGCCACGGCGGCCAGCGGGCTGTTCAGACCCAGCAGCGTGGTGATGAGGCCCAGGTGCGAAATGGTCGAGTAGGCGAGCAGGCTCTTGAGGTCTTTCTGGAAGATGGCCACAAAGCCACCGATCAGCAGGGTGATGAGGCCCGAGCCGGTGACGATCCAGAACCACGCGTCGGTGCCGGCCAGCACCGGCCACAAGCGCGCGAGCAGAAACACCCCGGCCTTGACCATGGTGGCCGAGTGCAGGTAGGCCGACACCGGGGTGGGTGCGGCCATGGCGTGGGGCAGCCAGAAGTGAAACGGGAACTGCGCGCTCTTGGTCAAAGCCCCGAGCAGGATCAACACCAGTGCCGTGCTGTACAGCGGATGCGCACGGACCAGGTCGCCCGCGCGCAGCACCACGTCGAGGTCGTAGCTGCCCACGATGTGGCCCAGCACCAGCACGCCGGCCAGCAGGCACAGGCCACCGGTGCCGGTGACGGTGAGGGCCATGCGCGCGCCGCGGCGCGCGTCGCTGCGGTGGTGCCAGTAACCGATCAGCAGAAACGAGAACAGGCTGGTGAGCTCCCAGAACAGCACCAGCTGGATCAGGTTGCCCGAGAGCACCACCCCGCTCATGGAGCCCATGAAGGCCAGCAGCAACGAGAAGAAGCGCGGCACCGGGTCGGTGGGCGACATGTAGTAACGCGCGTACAGCACCACCAGCGCACCGATACCCAGCACCAGCATGGAGAACATCCACGCAAAACCGTCCATGCGGAACACGAGGTTCAAGCCCAGCGACGGCAACCACACGATCTCTTCGCGCACCACACCGCCGGCGGCCATCTCGGGAAACAGCATCGCGGCCTGCACCGCGCAGATCAGCGCAATGACGCCCGCCAGCGTGGACTCTCTGTTTCGAGCGTCCGATGGCAGCAGCGCGGCAACGAGGCTGCCCACGAAGGGCAAGAGGACGAGGCTGTAAAGCGGCAGGGTCATGTGGCTTTGAGTCTATCGGCAGCACATGGCAGGGAAGAGGACCAGGCAGGGGCAAAAAAAAGCGGCCCGCAGGCCGCTTCTTCAAAGAGTGACGGCGGCTCAGGCAGTGACACCTTTGGCCGCGTCGGCGTATTCCGAGATCTGGTCGAAGTTCAGGTACTTGTAGATCTGGCTGCCGTCCTTGTTGATCACGCCCATGTCGGCCTGGTACTCGGCCACGGTCGGAATGCGACCCAGCTTCGAAGCGATGGCCGCGAGCTCGGCCGAGGCCAGGTACACGTTGGTGTTCTTGCCCAGGCGGTTGGGGAAGTTGCGCGTGGAGGTGGACACCACGGTGGCGCCCTCGCGCACCTGCGCCTGGTTGCCCATGCACAGCGAGCAGCCCGGCATTTCGGTGCGCGCACCGGCCGTGCCGAACACGCCGTAGTGGCCTTCCTTGGTCAGCTCGGCCGCGTCCATCTTGGTGGGTGGCGCAATCCACAGCTTCACCGGAATGTCGCGCTTGCCTTCGAGCAGCTTGGAAGCCGCGCGGAAGTGACCGATGTTGGTCATGCACGAACCGATGAACACCTCGTCGATCTTGGCGCCGGCCACGTCGCTCAGCAGCTTGGCGTCGTCCGGATCGTTCGGGCAGCACAGCACGGGCTCGGTGAGTTCGGCCAGGTCGATCTCGATCACGGCGGCGTACTCGGCGTCCTTGTCGGCTTCGAGCAGGCTGGGGTTGGCCAGCCAGGCTTCAACCTTTTCGATGCGGCGCGCCAGCGTGCGGGCGTCGGCGTAACCATCGGCGATCATGTTCTTCATCAGCACCACGTTGCTGGTGAGGTATTCCTTGATCGGCTCGGGGTTGAGCTTCACGGTGCAGCCGGCGGCCGAACGTTCTGCCGACGCGTCGGAGAGTTCAAACGCCTGCTCCACCTTCAGATCGGGCAGACCTTCGATTTCCAGGATGCGGCCGGAGAACACGTTCTTCTTGCCGGCCTTGGCCACGGTCAGCAAACCGGCGCGGATGGCGTACAGCGGGATCGCGTGCACCAGATCGCGCAGCGTGATGCCGGGCTGCATCTGGCCCTTGAAGCGCACCAGCACGGATTCGGGCATGTCCAGCGGCATCACGCCGGTGGCAGCGCCAAACGCCACCAGGCCCGAGCCGGCAGGGAAGCTGATGCCGATGGGGAAACGGGTGTGCGAATCGCCACCGGTGCCCACGGTGTCGGGCAGCAGCAGGCGGTTGAGCCAGCTGTGGATCACGCCGTCACCCGGACGCAGGGCAACGCCTCCGCGGTTGCTGATGAAAGCGGGCAACTCGCGGTGCGTCTTCACGTCCACCGGTTTGGGATACGCCGCGGTGTGGCAGAAAGACTGCATCACGAGGTCGGCGGAAAAACCCAGGCAGGCCAGGTCTTTCAGTTCGTCGCGCGTCATGGGGCCTGTGGTGTCCTGGCTGCCCACGGTGGTCATGCGCGGCTCGCAGTAGGTGCCGGGGCGCACGCCGTGGCCTTCGGGCAAACCGACCGCGCGGCCCACCATCTTTTGCGCCAGCGTGAAGCCGGCCTTGGTCGCCACGGGCGTGGTCGGCAGGCGGAACAGCGTGGACGCCGGCAGACCCAGGAACTCACGCGCCTTGGCGGTGAGCGAGCGGCCGATGATCAGGTTGATGCGGCCGCCGGCGCGCACTTCGTCGAACAGCACATCGCTCTTGAGCTTGAACTCGACCACGGTCTCGCCGTTGCGCACGATCTTGCCGTCGTAGGGCATCACGTCGACGACATCGCCCATCTCGAGTTTGGACACGTCCACCTCGATCGGCAGCGAGCCCGAATCTTCCTGCGTGTTGAAGAAGATGGGCGCGATCTTGCCGCCCAGCGTCACGCCACCAAAGCGCTTGTTGGGCACGAAGGGGATGTCTTGACCGGTGGCCCAGATCACCGAGTTCGTGGCCGACTTGCGGCTGGAGCCGGTGCCCACCACGTCGCCCACGTAGGCCACCAGGTGGCCCTTTTTCTTCAGGTCCTCAATGAACTGCATCGGGCCGCGCTTGCCGTCTTCTTCGGGCTTGAAGGCCGCACCTTCGCGCGTGTTCTTCAGCATGGCCAGGTAGTGCAGCGGAATGTCGGGGCGGCTCCAGGCGTCGGGCGCGGGCGACAAGTCGTCGGTGTTGGTCTCACCGGGCACCTTGAACACGGTCACGGTGATCGACTTCGGTACTTCAGGGCGCGTGGTGAACCACTCTGCATTGGCCCAGCTTTCGATCACTTCCTTCGCCTTGGCGTTGCCGGCTTTGGCCTTGGCCGCCACGTCGTTGAAGAAGTCGAACATCAGGAGCGTCTTCTTAAGACCTTCGGCCGCCACCGCCGCCACGTCTTCCTGGTCGAGCAGATCGATCAGCGGGTGCACGTTGTAGCCACCCACCATGGTGCCCAGCAGTTCGGTGGCCTTGGCCTTGGAAACCAGACCCACGGCGATGTCGCCGTGCGCCACGGCCGCGAGAAAGCTGGCCTTGACCTTGGCAGCATCGTCCACGCCGGGTGGCACGCGGTGCGTGAGCAGG is a genomic window of Hydrogenophaga sp. RAC07 containing:
- a CDS encoding Na+/H+ antiporter subunit C, whose translation is MEIVLAVAIGVLTTCGVWLMLRPRTYQVIMGLALLGYGVNLFIFSMGRLSVDSEPIMVAGFPPTFEFYDDPMPQALVLTAIVIGFAMTALFLVVMLAQRGFFGNDHVDGEEKAREVGE
- a CDS encoding monovalent cation/H+ antiporter subunit A, whose amino-acid sequence is MPLYSLVLLPFVGSLVAALLPSDARNRESTLAGVIALICAVQAAMLFPEMAAGGVVREEIVWLPSLGLNLVFRMDGFAWMFSMLVLGIGALVVLYARYYMSPTDPVPRFFSLLLAFMGSMSGVVLSGNLIQLVLFWELTSLFSFLLIGYWHHRSDARRGARMALTVTGTGGLCLLAGVLVLGHIVGSYDLDVVLRAGDLVRAHPLYSTALVLILLGALTKSAQFPFHFWLPHAMAAPTPVSAYLHSATMVKAGVFLLARLWPVLAGTDAWFWIVTGSGLITLLIGGFVAIFQKDLKSLLAYSTISHLGLITTLLGLNSPLAAVAAVFHIINHATFKASLFMAVGIIDHETGTRDMRRLSGLWRYMPITATLTLVAGAAMAGVPLLNGFISKEMFFTEAVFVNAAPWFDTLLPLAAVVAGAFSVAYSLRFTANVFFGPDTCHALPRTPHEPPHWMRVPVELLVLACLLVGVLPQWSIQAILSTAATPVVGGPLPAFDLAVWHGFNLPLAMSFVALAGGIGLFVLLRRPLQTGRIPRTPVLGRVSGKRMFEGTLAFITAASRRLQRVLGTRCLQAQLLLLVLVTVLAAFVALRGAGAGTWLAGERKVLPFSPMFALLWLVGIGSAIGATWQAKYHRLTALALMSVAGLVTVVTFAWFSAPDLALTQLSVEAVTTVLILLGLRWLPKRSEAVDRRLPLRIRLRTSARRGRDLAVALLAGGGMAALSYAVMTRDFPQSISTFFLERAVPEGGGTNVVNVMLVDFRGFDTLGEIAVLGIVALTVYALLRRFRPARESMDLPPQQRALPTDLATDLVNAQTAADTAHGYLLVPAVLVRLLLPIAAVIGVYLFMRGHNEPGGGFVAGLVLSTAFILQYIVSGTQWVEANISLRPVRWIATGLLMATFTGLGALFFGYPFLTTHTAHLTLPLLGEVYVASALFYDIGVFTLVVGATLLILTALGHQSVRGHRRVSSDARGAGAQTPGDL
- the acnB gene encoding bifunctional aconitate hydratase 2/2-methylisocitrate dehydratase, translating into MSNTFLTDYRAHIAERAALGIPPLPLDAKQVADLIELVKAPPAGEDAFLMDLLTHRVPPGVDDAAKVKASFLAAVAHGDIAVGLVSKAKATELLGTMVGGYNVHPLIDLLDQEDVAAVAAEGLKKTLLMFDFFNDVAAKAKAGNAKAKEVIESWANAEWFTTRPEVPKSITVTVFKVPGETNTDDLSPAPDAWSRPDIPLHYLAMLKNTREGAAFKPEEDGKRGPMQFIEDLKKKGHLVAYVGDVVGTGSSRKSATNSVIWATGQDIPFVPNKRFGGVTLGGKIAPIFFNTQEDSGSLPIEVDVSKLEMGDVVDVMPYDGKIVRNGETVVEFKLKSDVLFDEVRAGGRINLIIGRSLTAKAREFLGLPASTLFRLPTTPVATKAGFTLAQKMVGRAVGLPEGHGVRPGTYCEPRMTTVGSQDTTGPMTRDELKDLACLGFSADLVMQSFCHTAAYPKPVDVKTHRELPAFISNRGGVALRPGDGVIHSWLNRLLLPDTVGTGGDSHTRFPIGISFPAGSGLVAFGAATGVMPLDMPESVLVRFKGQMQPGITLRDLVHAIPLYAIRAGLLTVAKAGKKNVFSGRILEIEGLPDLKVEQAFELSDASAERSAAGCTVKLNPEPIKEYLTSNVVLMKNMIADGYADARTLARRIEKVEAWLANPSLLEADKDAEYAAVIEIDLAELTEPVLCCPNDPDDAKLLSDVAGAKIDEVFIGSCMTNIGHFRAASKLLEGKRDIPVKLWIAPPTKMDAAELTKEGHYGVFGTAGARTEMPGCSLCMGNQAQVREGATVVSTSTRNFPNRLGKNTNVYLASAELAAIASKLGRIPTVAEYQADMGVINKDGSQIYKYLNFDQISEYADAAKGVTA